A region of the Echeneis naucrates chromosome 22, fEcheNa1.1, whole genome shotgun sequence genome:
GAGGAGCAAAGCCTGGCATGAAGAAGTGCAGCCTGGGGAAAGGCACCATGTTGACAGCCAGTTTCCTCAGATCAGCATTGAGCTGGCCGGGAAAGCGTAGGCAGGTGGTAACCCCGCTCATGGTGGCAGAGACAAGGTGGTTCAGATCGCCATAGGTTGGGGTGGTGAGTTTCAGTGTGCGGAAGCAGATGTCATACAGTGCCTCATTATCGATGCAGTAGGTCTCATCTGTGTTCTCGACCAGCTGGTGGACGGACAGAGTGGCATTGTATGGCTCAACCACTGTGTCTGACACCTGGAGAAGAAAGGGGAAGAGGAAAACATTAATCCGCagggaaacaggaaggagaaaaaaaatgtatttgtttcattaaatgCGTCATTGGATTGTACCTTGGGTGAGGGCACCACGCTAAAAGTATTCATGATGCGGTCTGGATACTCCTCTCGGATTTTGCTGATGAGCAGCGTGCCCATGCCAGAGCCAGTGCCTCCGCCCAGTGAGTGTGTAAGCTGGAACCCCTGGAGGCAGTCAcagctctctgcctccttcctcaCCACATCCAGGACAGAGTCGACCAGCTCGGCTCCCTCAGTGTAGTGGCCTTTAGCCCAGTTATTACCAGCTCCACTCTGGCCTGTGGTAGATGTACATACGGACCTGGATCACAGCTGTGTCAATACTGTCCTGATCCCATTTCATTCAACTATGGCTCCATCGCATTTGTAAATTACTAAACAAAGAACAGTGCCAACATTGGATTACTTTCTTTCATGACTGTGGTCAACTACTCTTTTCTTATATATACTTAATCCCAGCATGGAAGGACTACCCACCCAAATTAAAACGCAGATTAATTAATTTCTTACCAAACACAAAGTTGTCAGGTCTGAAGACCTGTCCAAATGGACCAGACCTCACAGAGTCCATCGTTCCTGGCTCTAAGTCAACCAGGACTGCACGAGGGACATACTTGCCACCTGGTAATGAATATATGGACACAAAGAAGATAATATAAAGtcctaaaaacacaacaagctgcttgtttttctgcattatccttttttttatcattgtctTAGTATTCACTTAATATTTTGCCTTTGGAAATCTTCACCAAACAATGATAACTGATTTTGGTTTTCTCTGTATTAATGCCATTTTATAATCTGGGTCTTATAACAACCCAAGCAACAAGTgtgaattgatttaaaattagGCTATTTTACCATTAAACTCAGTTTCACATCAATTACAAATCATTCTTTAATATTGAGTTCAGATAGGTAGATaaatataactttattgatcgccaaggggaaattcacctagtcaggaTGGCAAATTAGTACAGCAAAGCAGACTAACAGCTGGCACAAGCAGACAGGAAAACTGCTAAAGATCAAGATCCGCTGCAGAAGTGGTTTAGGAAGCTTTTTAAATTCCATTATAATCCAGAGATCAGCTTATtacagtatattttttttctttaatttatcaGTTCAGATGCTCTATTTCCTGATAATATAATTCAGATTGTTGGGTCATATTACGTGTAGATAAGTTATAACTCggcttttgttgtttctgtgggATATAATCGTTAGTTGGGGgggtttgttggtttttgtatCATAGAAACGGGGCCACAGTAACTAAGGTGAGTCACGAAGGTCCTGCGGGAGTTCAGACTGATTCCCAACCTAATGGCCCCGAACACGGACACCGCACCCCCTGTTGGGGTGCTCCGGTACTAACAGCCCGGAGGTATTGAATTACCTGGTCTCCCTTAGAAATGAGATAATCTACTCGGCCAGAAGTTCACCTGTTGCCTCGTTATAATACACGTTGATTCTCTCCAGCTGCAGGTCGCTGTCTCCATGGTACGTCCCGGACGGGTCGATGCCGTGTTCGTCACTTATCACCTCccagaactaaaaaaaaaaaaaaagacaatacgACACAACGGTTAAATTAGCACGCACGCTAGCATGACTTATCCTAACGGTCCCACGGTGCTATCATTAGCTCTGCCGCTAGGTAAGCTAATTTAGCAGCCCGCCTAAACCAAATTCAACGTTCACGCTCCAATTCAGCGGGTCTCTTTCAAAACGAACCAACAAAGTGTTCAAACCTTAGCTCCAATTTGATTTCCACATTGGCCTGCCTGCAAGTGTACGATTTCCCTCATTTTGGTCGAATTGAGAAACTTCCAGAGAAGAACTGACGCGCGCAGAGTAGTTACAGCTCTTACTCTCCACCGACGGACTAACCTGGGAACGCAGGAACGTTGCCAACTACAGACGGTCGGCCACGCGCAATTGGATGAACTACATTTCAGTCAAATCAAAGCAGCTATGTGATTGGTCAAGAAATCTTACTTTTGAGTTTTGATTGGTTTATACTCTGGGTCGGTTGTCTAGGTAACACAAAATAGACAAATACACAATgtcgtgtgtgtgcgtgtgtgtgtgtgtgtgtgtgtgtgtgtgtgtgtgtgtgtgcgcgcgcgcgcagtATTAAAGTTACAATCGAAATTCAACACTAGAAAATAGTACAATGGTCGCCCCCGATATTTATATCAGCCACACTGCTGCTCCCCATAACAATTAAATTCAGATCCCCTTATTGATCGCTCAAAGAGGGAAAACTGTTCGATACTGCAGCTCAATATACATAGACGGTACAAAAAGGGACAGGATAAAAAGACAGTCAAAAGGGAAAGCGATAAgcaaatacatacaaatatttaaaatgtgtagaTAAATATTTATACACTGTATGCACACATCACTGAGGTACACAGATAAATATATTCTCTTCATAGATTATCGCAGTTACAACGGTATGGTAACTTTCACATTAAACACTTTATATCCTCCTAATTATACTCTCGACAGAATATGTGAGCTATTTTACTGATGTTAAACTCCATGGAAGAACAATGATGAATACAACATTGTTGTAGCTTGCTTCGCCTCAAGGGCGTGGAGAGCGATTGATGCAAATATGCGCGTTTCCTCATACAACTAAGGGATGTTACAACTTGATTCGGTTCATTCTTCTGGCTCTTCGTGTGTCTCTTGGATATTGTCttatatgaaaatgaattcatattaatttgtttattaattCCAGCACTGAAAAGATTGACAGAGATCCTAAACTGATTcggagaaaaaaatgtttcgTTGTCCTGTCCTGATCAGATAGTCTGTAGGTTTGATTATTCCTACTCTATCTATGCAAAGATATGGATAGATGTGCCTCTCTATTTGAACATAAATTTTCTGATTGTCTCTTGGGGTACTCTGGTAttcgtgttttatttttgcttcttgGCTTTTTCCAAATCAAAGTATACATTCATTTTATCCTGGCTCCTTTCAGCAATTACTTTGGTTAGTGAGCAAATAAATTACCTCCCAGTTGTTCCACATGGGTGTATTATGAGGCCAAACCCACATAATGGTGTGGAGTGAAGGAGAATTTGCCTGTAAGACTAGAGCAGGGAAATAGGTTTCCCTTTTGCTGTGAATTAGAATTAAATCTGGgccctttttgtgtgtgtgtgtgtgtaagtctcacagttatttatttattttctcaaatcggcttttttttatcattcacaaaacatacacagtaGAGGAAGTCTCACAATTGGTCAGTAGGCCGGCTGTCACAACGTCATAACCCTGCGACTGTTTATATGCGACGTTCGCCATGGCTCTGTTTCCAGCGTTTGCAGAGACATCGAGTAATAAAGTTGAAGATTCGTCCAAAGGTGAAAACGTCTCGTATAGTTTACCTTTTAATAAGAATTATTATGGTTTCAATATTGTCTTGTTGCTCTGCGGAGGAGAAGAAGCTAGCTTACATTATCTCCAGCGATCAAAGCCGAATGACGTTAATGTCATACTAACGTCTGTTCAAATACGATACTAGTTTCAAACTTGTCTTACAACTCAGTTTTGTTTCTGGATGTTTGTTCAGACTCCGATGCAGCTGTGGCCTCGGAGAATTACATTTCTTTCTAttgtcaaagaaaacacacgTGTCCTCTTGCAATACCAGGAGATGGTGTTTCCATACAAAATGTATCCAGTCACAGTACAGCGTTCATGACCATCACCACCATGATCTCTCAGCCCTCCTGATCGCTGTGTAACACTGCTTTGTCTACTCTCCGCTCTTAAAATTAGACTGGCTGAACAACAAGAGTTTTCAGAGCACAGAAGCCCTTTCTCTCCACAAGCGGTTTTTAGAGAACAAGGAGCCAAGGTAAAAGttagtttctgtctttttcagtgCAGCATAGCACAGCTGATGCTTATATATTTAtccttgtttcttttgttcttaTCCTTTATCTTCATATTTGTATTCCCTTGGTAGTGCTGAGCAACAGAGgaattttctaaataaaacaaatttttcctGTGAAAAGTAATCAAGATAATATGTTAAATATTAGCattacaaatctttttttttttctttttttcccagcatcTGTTAAGCTTAAACATGGTGATTaacaaattatatatttatatattttatgaacTTTCAGTGTTGACAAAGAGGTGAGCTCAGCTgaggagaagagggaagaaGATGTgccccccaaaaagaaaaaaaagaagagtggaaagaggaaaaagaagaaaaaacacaaaaagaagagtGGGGGGCATTCAGATAGCAGTGGGTCTGACTCTGACACCATCTACCCAAGTGATCtcaaaagagaagaggaggctAAAAAGTATAGGCACACATTTACAGAACAGatgtggacattttttttttttttttttttttttttttcaaattttatacACAATAGGATTGGCTTGTGTTTATGTAGTTttctgacttgtgtgtgtgggatCGTGTGTTTGTCCATCTTGACAGGTCACAGGCTGCTCCGTTAGCAAGTTGTTTCTCCTGGTTGGATGACCTTCAGTCACCCACAGAGCATCCATTCTGCGTTGACCGAAAACCAGATCCAGCCAACTGGACATACAAGTCCCTTTACAGAGGAGATGTAGCTAGGTAAGACAAGCAAACATGCAATCCTTTTTCTTGACCGTTACTACTAATTACCTACATTAAAAAAGTTTATTACTGCCATTACTTCCTTGTCAAAAACAGAAGCGTTCTCTGGGTCttataaaggaaaaaacataaaCTCTTCTATAAAGAGGAGATACAAttttgatgctgtgtgtgttccaggtatAAGAGGAAAGGCAGATCATCATTAGGTCTGGATCCTGTCAGACAGGGAGTCAGCTGGGAGGAGTCagagtcaaataaaaaacagaagagtggggagaagaagaaag
Encoded here:
- the LOC115035465 gene encoding tubulin beta-4B chain isoform X9, with product MREIVHLQAGQCGNQIGAKFWEVISDEHGIDPSGTYHGDSDLQLERINVYYNEATGGKYVPRAVLVDLEPGTMDSVRSGPFGQVFRPDNFVFGQSGAGNNWAKGHYTEGAELVDSVLDVVRKEAESCDCLQGFQLFKRISEQFTAMFRRKAFLHWYTGEGMDEMEFTEAESNMNDLVSEYQQYQDATAEEEGEFEEEGEEDMA
- the LOC115035465 gene encoding tubulin beta-4B chain isoform X7, translated to MREIVHLQAGQCGNQIGAKFWEVISDEHGIDPSGTYHGDSDLQLERINVYYNEATGGKYVPRAVLVDLEPGTMDSVRSGPFGQVFRPDNFVFGQSGAGNNWAKGHYTEGAELVDSVLDVVRKEAESCDCLQGFQLTHSLGGGTGSGMGTLLISKIREEYPDRIMNTFSVVPSPKVSDTVVEPYNATLSVHQLVENTDETFIGNSTAIQELFKRISEQFTAMFRRKAFLHWYTGEGMDEMEFTEAESNMNDLVSEYQQYQDATAEEEGEFEEEGEEDMA
- the LOC115035465 gene encoding tubulin beta-4B chain isoform X1; protein product: MREIVHLQAGQCGNQIGAKFWEVISDEHGIDPSGTYHGDSDLQLERINVYYNEATGGKYVPRAVLVDLEPGTMDSVRSGPFGQVFRPDNFVFGQSGAGNNWAKGHYTEGAELVDSVLDVVRKEAESCDCLQGFQLTHSLGGGTGSGMGTLLISKIREEYPDRIMNTFSVVPSPKVSDTVVEPYNATLSVHQLVENTDETYCIDNEALYDICFRTLKLTTPTYGDLNHLVSATMSGVTTCLRFPGQLNADLRKLAVNMVPFPRLHFFMPGFAPLTSRGSQQYRALTVPELTQQMFDAKNMMAACDPRHGRYLTVAAIFRGRMSMKEVDEQMLNVQNKNSSYFVEWIPNNVKTAVCDIPPRGLKMAATFIGNSTAIQELFKRISEQFTAMFRRKAFLHWYTGEGMDEMEFTEAESNMNDLVSEYQQYQDATAEEEGEFEEEGEEDMA
- the LOC115035465 gene encoding tubulin beta-4B chain isoform X6; its protein translation is MREIVHLQAGQCGNQIGAKFWEVISDEHGIDPSGTYHGDSDLQLERINVYYNEATGGKYVPRAVLVDLEPGTMDSVRSGPFGQVFRPDNFVFGQSGAGNNWAKGHYTEGAELVDSVLDVVRKEAESCDCLQGFQLTHSLGGGTGSGMGTLLISKIREEYPDRIMNTFSVVPSPKVSDTVVEPYNATLSVHQLVENTDETYCIDNEALYDIGNSTAIQELFKRISEQFTAMFRRKAFLHWYTGEGMDEMEFTEAESNMNDLVSEYQQYQDATAEEEGEFEEEGEEDMA
- the LOC115035465 gene encoding tubulin beta-4B chain isoform X3; its protein translation is MREIVHLQAGQCGNQIGAKFWEVISDEHGIDPSGTYHGDSDLQLERINVYYNEATGGGKYVPRAVLVDLEPGTMDSVRSGPFGQVFRPDNFVFGQSGAGNNWAKGHYTEGAELVDSVLDVVRKEAESCDCLQGFQLTHSLGGGTGSGMGTLLISKIREEYPDRIMNTFSVVPSPKVSDTVVEPYNATLSVHQLVENTDETYCIDNEALYDICFRTLKLTTPTYGDLNHLVSATMSGVTTCLRFPGQLNADLRKLAVNMVPFPRLHFFMPGFAPLTSRGSQQYRALTVPELTQQMFDAKNMMAACDPRHGRYLTVAAIFRGRMSMKEVDEQMLNVQNKNSSYFVEWIPNNVKTAVCDIPPRGLKMAATFIGNSTAIQELFKRISEQFTAMFRRKAFLHWYTGEGMDEMEFTEAESNMNDLVSEYQQYQDATAEEEGEFEEEGEEDMA
- the LOC115035465 gene encoding tubulin beta-4B chain isoform X2, which codes for MREIVHLQAGQCGNQIGAKFWEVISDEHGIDPSGTYHGDSDLQLERINVYYNEATGRPGGKYVPRAVLVDLEPGTMDSVRSGPFGQVFRPDNFVFGQSGAGNNWAKGHYTEGAELVDSVLDVVRKEAESCDCLQGFQLTHSLGGGTGSGMGTLLISKIREEYPDRIMNTFSVVPSPKVSDTVVEPYNATLSVHQLVENTDETYCIDNEALYDICFRTLKLTTPTYGDLNHLVSATMSGVTTCLRFPGQLNADLRKLAVNMVPFPRLHFFMPGFAPLTSRGSQQYRALTVPELTQQMFDAKNMMAACDPRHGRYLTVAAIFRGRMSMKEVDEQMLNVQNKNSSYFVEWIPNNVKTAVCDIPPRGLKMAATFIGNSTAIQELFKRISEQFTAMFRRKAFLHWYTGEGMDEMEFTEAESNMNDLVSEYQQYQDATAEEEGEFEEEGEEDMA
- the LOC115035465 gene encoding tubulin beta-4B chain isoform X4 — translated: MREIVHLQAGQCGNQIGAKFWEVISDEHGIDPSGTYHGDSDLQLERINVYYNEATGQSGAGNNWAKGHYTEGAELVDSVLDVVRKEAESCDCLQGFQLTHSLGGGTGSGMGTLLISKIREEYPDRIMNTFSVVPSPKVSDTVVEPYNATLSVHQLVENTDETYCIDNEALYDICFRTLKLTTPTYGDLNHLVSATMSGVTTCLRFPGQLNADLRKLAVNMVPFPRLHFFMPGFAPLTSRGSQQYRALTVPELTQQMFDAKNMMAACDPRHGRYLTVAAIFRGRMSMKEVDEQMLNVQNKNSSYFVEWIPNNVKTAVCDIPPRGLKMAATFIGNSTAIQELFKRISEQFTAMFRRKAFLHWYTGEGMDEMEFTEAESNMNDLVSEYQQYQDATAEEEGEFEEEGEEDMA
- the LOC115035465 gene encoding tubulin beta-4B chain isoform X8, producing the protein MREIVHLQAGQCGNQIGAKFWEVISDEHGIDPSGTYHGDSDLQLERINVYYNEATGGKYVPRAVLVDLEPGTMDSVRSGPFGQVFRPDNFVFGQSGAGNNWAKGHYTEGAELVDSVLDVVRKEAESLDEQMLNVQNKNSSYFVEWIPNNVKTAVCDIPPRGLKMAATFIGNSTAIQELFKRISEQFTAMFRRKAFLHWYTGEGMDEMEFTEAESNMNDLVSEYQQYQDATAEEEGEFEEEGEEDMA
- the LOC115035465 gene encoding tubulin beta chain isoform X5, whose product is MREIVHLQAGQCGKYVPRAVLVDLEPGTMDSVRSGPFGQVFRPDNFVFGQSGAGNNWAKGHYTEGAELVDSVLDVVRKEAESCDCLQGFQLTHSLGGGTGSGMGTLLISKIREEYPDRIMNTFSVVPSPKVSDTVVEPYNATLSVHQLVENTDETYCIDNEALYDICFRTLKLTTPTYGDLNHLVSATMSGVTTCLRFPGQLNADLRKLAVNMVPFPRLHFFMPGFAPLTSRGSQQYRALTVPELTQQMFDAKNMMAACDPRHGRYLTVAAIFRGRMSMKEVDEQMLNVQNKNSSYFVEWIPNNVKTAVCDIPPRGLKMAATFIGNSTAIQELFKRISEQFTAMFRRKAFLHWYTGEGMDEMEFTEAESNMNDLVSEYQQYQDATAEEEGEFEEEGEEDMA
- the LOC115035465 gene encoding tubulin beta-4B chain isoform X10, with the translated sequence MREIVHLQAGQCGNQIGAKFWEVISDEHGIDPSGTYHGDSDLQLERINVYYNEATGGKYVPRAVLVDLEPGTMDSVRSGPFGQVFRPDNFVFGQSGAGNNWAKGHYTEGAELVDSVLDVMEFTEAESNMNDLVSEYQQYQDATAEEEGEFEEEGEEDMA